A genome region from Erigeron canadensis isolate Cc75 chromosome 3, C_canadensis_v1, whole genome shotgun sequence includes the following:
- the LOC122594682 gene encoding calcium uniporter protein 5, mitochondrial-like has translation MVRKVIPLPLMPDNDPRKQELKKLQAKQEEIDVLAHKQVRHILWAGLGLSLTQASLFFRLTFWEFSWDVMEPITFFTTSSGLILGYAYFLFTSRDPSYEDFMKRLFLSRRRKLMKKHNFDVQRFTELQKKCRPLDDPFSRISACRGGTGNSGSVASHPRNTFF, from the coding sequence ATGGTTAGAAAGGTCATTCCTCTTCCCTTGATGCCTGACAACGATCCAAGGAAGCAAGAGTTGAAGAAACTACAAGCAAAACAGGAAGAAATTGATGTGTTAGCACACAAGCAAGTCCGTCACATCCTTTGGGCAGGGCTCGGGCTCTCACTTACACAAGCGTCACTATTTTTCCGTCTAACTTTCTGGGAATTCTCATGGGATGTTATGGAACCAATCACATTCTTCACCACCTCTTCCGGTTTAATTTTAGGTTATGCTTATTTTCTCTTCACTTCAAGGGATCCCAGTTATGAAGATTTTATGAAGAGGCTATTTTTGTCACGTCGCAGAAAGCTCATGAAGAAACACAATTTTGATGTACAAAGATTCACAGAGCTTCAGAAGAAATGCAGACCGTTGGATGATCCTTTTAGCAGAATATCTGCTTGTAGGGGTGGCACTGGAAATTCAGGATCTGTTGCGTCTCATCCTCGAAATACTTTCTTTTGA
- the LOC122592962 gene encoding NAD(P)H-quinone oxidoreductase subunit N, chloroplastic — MASTACSYHSGLLPSSHSFTRQKLVSTTLSTTKKCFRRTNYRTQVIKCGREFTDFIGGDLLKPDLGKWLADVEEHKAIAIYPPHEGGYEGRYLNRLRYQGYKFLDLSARGLGDPETTLTKIHPVCPPHIGKQPIARWYFPPEVDYRLSLLPPDAKGLVVWILEAKVLSKAELQFLALLPSLRPKVRVIAECGNWRKFVWTPLKDIAGLTANEAS, encoded by the exons ATGGCATCCACAGCTTGTTCTTACCATTCGGGCCTCCTCCCTTCTTCACACAGTTTCACCCGCCAAAAGCTAGTATCAACTACACTTTCGACTACGAAAAAATGCTTTAGGCGAACAAATTACAGAACACAAGTAATAAAATGTGGCCGCGAGTTTACAGATTTCATTGGAGGGGATCTTCTAAAGCCTGATCTTGGAAAATGGCTAGCAGATGTTGAAGAACACAAAGCCATTGCTATTTATCCTCCTCATGAAGGTGGTTATGAAGGCCGGTATCTTAACCGTCTTAGGTACCAAGGCTATAAGTTTTTGGACTTATCGGCTCGTGGTCTAGGTGACCCTGAGACCACATTAACCAAGATTCATCCTGTTTGTCCT CCTCATATAGGAAAGCAACCGATTGCAAGGTGGTATTTCCCACCAGAGGTTGATTATCGGCTATCGTTGCTTCCTCCAGATGCTAAGGGTCTAGTGGTCTGGATCCTAGAAGCAAAG GTTCTCTCAAAAGCAGAACTGCAGTTTCTTGCACTACTCCCCTCACTCCGGCCCAAGGTTAGGGTGATTGCGGAATGTGGTAATTG GAGAAAATTTGTTTGGACACCACTCAAAGACATTGCAGGTTTAACTGCAAATGAAGCCTCATGA